A region from the Lentisphaera araneosa HTCC2155 genome encodes:
- a CDS encoding IS110 family transposase, with protein MKMYTTKTKFHCGIDLHKSMSYICVMDKEGKIYVHTEIKNNDFQYMKKILSPYWDDLTIACETTYNWYKLSDFCETEPVQFALGHALYMGAIHGGKAKNDKIDSKKITDLLRTNLLPKAYACPRRFRSHRDLLRRRIKLVSIRSGISIYLNLFEDQNNLKHSSAELRRNAKSSLQFMDLQTFLPEDHAMARNYQLNADLLKMFTDQLKQIDKDLVKFTLDSQFKEDFEIVKSMKGIGDILGMTLVYETHDIQRFKTPGDYASYCRVVKCKKESAGKSYGYSGTKMGNPNLKWAFGEIAMLAKSDPVMKFFADELDQRHGKRKGRSIFIHKICRAIYFMLLRKKPFDPIDFFGREKYERLTKKVH; from the coding sequence ATGAAAATGTATACTACAAAAACAAAATTTCACTGCGGAATTGATCTTCACAAATCGATGTCTTATATCTGCGTGATGGACAAAGAAGGAAAAATATACGTGCACACAGAGATCAAAAATAATGACTTTCAGTACATGAAGAAAATCCTCTCTCCTTATTGGGATGACCTTACTATTGCCTGCGAAACTACTTACAACTGGTACAAATTATCTGATTTTTGTGAAACAGAGCCCGTTCAATTTGCCCTAGGCCATGCCCTTTATATGGGAGCAATTCATGGAGGTAAAGCAAAGAACGATAAAATAGACAGTAAAAAAATAACAGATTTGTTACGAACTAATCTCCTGCCCAAAGCGTATGCTTGTCCACGTCGGTTTCGTTCTCACCGAGATCTACTACGCCGTCGAATCAAGCTCGTGAGTATTCGCTCAGGTATATCAATTTATCTTAATCTCTTCGAAGACCAAAATAATTTAAAACATAGTTCTGCTGAGCTTCGACGAAATGCAAAGTCATCACTTCAGTTCATGGATCTTCAGACATTCCTACCAGAAGATCATGCTATGGCTCGAAACTATCAACTCAACGCCGATTTACTAAAGATGTTTACTGATCAGTTAAAACAAATAGATAAGGACCTTGTGAAATTCACCCTTGACTCTCAGTTCAAAGAAGATTTTGAAATAGTGAAATCAATGAAAGGTATCGGAGATATTTTAGGTATGACTCTGGTTTATGAAACTCATGATATTCAAAGATTTAAAACTCCAGGTGATTATGCAAGTTACTGTCGCGTTGTTAAATGCAAAAAAGAAAGTGCGGGAAAAAGTTATGGTTATAGTGGGACAAAAATGGGCAACCCTAACTTAAAGTGGGCCTTTGGTGAAATCGCAATGTTAGCAAAATCAGATCCAGTAATGAAATTCTTTGCCGATGAACTCGATCAACGTCACGGTAAACGCAAAGGACGATCCATCTTTATACATAAAATATGCCGAGCTATTTATTTTATGCTTTTACGAAAGAAACCTTTTGATCCTATCGATTTTTTCGGCAGAGAAAAATATGAGCGACTCACAAAAAAAGTTCATTAA
- a CDS encoding porin, translating to MFHVNNVLTYEDLSFGGGYIEAADGAGAGNMLNNPWDPFEEDTHTDRPNSETWYVQAEYAVNDDLTLSSVYGESDTDEGNGDAKFNEFNFVVAYQVCESLLLEAAYINLTTTDDADEGFDKLWIHATYEF from the coding sequence ATTTTTCACGTCAATAATGTTCTAACATACGAAGATTTGAGTTTTGGTGGGGGTTATATCGAAGCGGCTGATGGTGCTGGTGCGGGCAATATGCTCAACAATCCTTGGGACCCCTTTGAAGAAGATACTCACACAGATCGCCCTAATAGTGAAACCTGGTATGTTCAGGCTGAGTATGCTGTAAATGATGATTTAACTTTATCGTCTGTCTATGGTGAAAGTGATACAGATGAAGGTAATGGCGATGCAAAATTCAACGAGTTTAATTTTGTTGTTGCTTACCAGGTATGTGAGTCACTACTTCTTGAAGCCGCATACATAAATTTGACAACGACTGATGATGCTGACGAGGGCTTTGATAAACTGTGGATTCACGCCACATACGAATTTTAA
- a CDS encoding DUF6746 family protein, with protein MKKLFASALILSVVMSCKQEASQTPEAPATETVESPAKSSTTMAEVKKPTQHLKVADLTSLDNAVKVFNETVVKLKAKTKFDAAELNEIHLITYSTEKALAYFGENFTGEQKELAKKAVIVLEEVHLASESNNKDATQKKLTEFLALAVQIAMKLK; from the coding sequence ATGAAAAAATTATTCGCCTCCGCACTTATTCTTAGTGTAGTCATGTCTTGTAAACAAGAAGCAAGTCAAACTCCTGAAGCTCCTGCTACTGAAACAGTAGAATCTCCGGCTAAAAGCTCAACAACTATGGCAGAGGTAAAAAAGCCAACTCAGCATCTAAAAGTAGCTGATTTAACTTCATTGGATAATGCAGTTAAGGTTTTTAACGAAACAGTGGTAAAGTTGAAGGCCAAAACAAAATTTGATGCCGCAGAACTTAACGAAATCCATTTGATTACGTACTCTACTGAAAAAGCGCTTGCCTATTTTGGTGAGAACTTTACTGGCGAGCAAAAAGAGCTTGCTAAAAAGGCTGTGATTGTCTTAGAGGAAGTCCACCTCGCTTCTGAAAGCAATAATAAAGATGCTACACAGAAAAAATTAACAGAATTTTTAGCTCTTGCGGTTCAAATAGCTATGAAGCTTAAATAA
- a CDS encoding TonB-dependent receptor family protein, giving the protein MLQKFVKYFALSCALSASVMAEEAKATQAAPEANTDKKAPETKATETTEENTAVEKERVIVTGQIIPEGGHLLTGSSKRIDTEDIRKHSYSDINRVLYQVPGVNVREEDGYGLFPNISMRGINSHRSAKLTLMEDGILAAPAPYSAPDAYYSPNTGRMSAVEVIKGAASVQHGPHTTGGVVNYVSTPVPTDGETFYWKQLFGSNNDIKTHMYYGDVYDLDAGKLSLLFEGYYRENDGFNDIQHSDRNTGINHQIEPMLKLRFEPKTSKYQYLEMKVGYTDMEANLSYNGLKKEDFNSNPHDRYWGTQWDHMDTEAVRTYLKHYIELTNDISLTNTLYYNRFKRNWHKIKGDPGTDVLRGTAPGTIRLKNNNRDYYQVGLQSEVDWAFETGSIDHNLKVGTRIHRDKYDDYSWYDYYDVGGNYDVTGYREDVKGSAGNKDYNTESIAFFLHDEMSLTDKLTVTPGVRFEHISYDYNSKGETSDVDIWAPGIGFAYDFTNEYQLFGGVHKGFSVLAPPDAVEGGKYETSLSYELGLRYNNESGHYGAEAVVFYNDISDLYDPESQASGTEFSRTLGDAESYGLELYTYADAGKINNWGFSNPWTFAFTWTQSEITDIADDIDTSDPANDGSFYFGAKDGSETPYIPEFQYSIGTGAHFGKWGTDVNATYVDEMFTTAENNTKTDAHIIVDWSAYYSIDKNARVLFNVYNIFDEEYEAAHHPTDIRAGAPRLFYAGFEYKF; this is encoded by the coding sequence ATGCTCCAAAAATTCGTCAAGTACTTCGCACTCTCATGTGCTTTAAGTGCTAGTGTGATGGCAGAAGAGGCCAAAGCTACTCAAGCTGCCCCAGAAGCTAATACCGATAAGAAAGCTCCAGAAACAAAAGCTACTGAAACTACTGAAGAAAATACTGCAGTTGAAAAAGAACGTGTGATCGTTACTGGTCAGATTATTCCTGAGGGTGGTCACCTTCTTACAGGTAGTTCTAAAAGAATTGATACGGAAGATATTCGTAAGCATTCTTACTCCGATATTAACCGTGTACTTTATCAAGTACCTGGTGTGAACGTGCGGGAAGAAGACGGCTACGGCCTTTTTCCAAATATTTCTATGCGTGGTATCAACTCTCATCGTTCTGCTAAACTCACTTTAATGGAAGACGGTATTTTAGCGGCTCCAGCTCCTTACTCAGCTCCCGATGCTTATTACTCACCAAATACAGGTCGTATGAGTGCAGTTGAAGTGATTAAGGGTGCTGCTTCTGTTCAGCACGGCCCTCATACTACTGGTGGTGTTGTTAACTATGTGTCAACTCCAGTTCCAACTGATGGTGAAACTTTTTATTGGAAGCAACTTTTTGGTTCTAACAACGACATCAAAACCCACATGTATTATGGCGATGTCTATGATCTAGACGCAGGTAAATTAAGTCTTTTATTTGAAGGTTACTACCGTGAAAATGACGGCTTTAATGATATTCAGCACAGTGATCGCAATACGGGTATCAATCATCAAATTGAGCCGATGCTCAAATTGCGTTTCGAACCTAAAACTTCTAAATACCAGTATTTAGAAATGAAAGTCGGTTATACTGATATGGAAGCTAACCTTTCATACAATGGTTTGAAAAAAGAAGATTTTAATAGTAATCCTCATGATCGCTACTGGGGTACCCAGTGGGATCACATGGATACAGAAGCTGTCCGTACCTACTTAAAACACTATATCGAATTAACTAATGATATTAGTTTAACAAACACTCTTTATTATAATCGCTTTAAACGTAATTGGCATAAAATTAAGGGTGATCCAGGTACTGATGTGTTGCGAGGTACAGCACCAGGGACAATTCGTTTGAAAAATAATAACCGTGATTACTATCAAGTCGGCTTACAATCAGAAGTTGATTGGGCTTTTGAAACAGGATCAATTGATCATAATTTAAAAGTTGGTACTCGTATTCACCGTGATAAATACGACGATTATTCTTGGTATGACTATTATGATGTTGGAGGGAATTATGATGTAACAGGTTATAGAGAAGACGTGAAAGGCTCTGCAGGTAATAAAGATTACAATACAGAGTCAATAGCATTCTTTCTGCATGATGAAATGTCTCTAACTGATAAATTGACAGTAACTCCAGGTGTTCGCTTTGAGCACATTAGTTATGATTACAACTCAAAAGGTGAAACATCAGATGTAGATATTTGGGCACCAGGTATTGGCTTTGCTTATGACTTTACAAATGAATACCAACTCTTTGGTGGTGTGCATAAAGGTTTCTCAGTATTAGCACCCCCAGATGCTGTTGAAGGTGGTAAATACGAAACATCCCTCAGTTATGAACTAGGTCTTCGTTATAATAATGAAAGTGGCCACTATGGTGCAGAAGCCGTTGTTTTTTATAATGATATTTCTGATCTTTATGATCCAGAATCTCAAGCGTCGGGAACTGAGTTTAGTCGTACTTTAGGAGATGCGGAATCTTATGGTCTTGAGCTATACACTTATGCAGATGCAGGTAAGATTAATAACTGGGGTTTTTCAAACCCTTGGACATTTGCCTTTACTTGGACGCAATCTGAAATTACAGATATTGCAGATGATATAGATACGTCTGATCCTGCTAATGATGGATCGTTTTACTTTGGCGCCAAAGATGGTTCAGAGACTCCTTATATTCCTGAGTTTCAGTACAGTATAGGTACGGGTGCTCATTTTGGAAAATGGGGAACTGATGTGAATGCTACTTATGTAGATGAGATGTTCACTACAGCAGAAAATAACACAAAAACTGATGCACATATTATTGTTGACTGGTCAGCTTATTATAGTATTGATAAAAATGCTCGCGTTCTCTTCAACGTCTACAATATTTTTGACGAAGAATATGAAGCAGCTCACCACCCAACGGACATCCGTGCGGGCGCACCACGTCTCTTCTACGCAGGTTTCGAATACAAATTCTAA
- the hisD gene encoding histidinol dehydrogenase produces MIRLEFTGRCTADFDPLFERNAFPEDIAASVNEILCDIRKRGDHAICDYAKKFDGVELTAGQFQVSQEELDAADAKVDQDVKDAIDLAAANIIDFSSQKLPEAWGYSPREGVQLGEKYAPLSRIACYVPGGTAPLVSTVLHTAAIAKAAGVPEIVITTPPQKDGSVNPAILYAAKKAGATEVLKLGGVYAIGALAYGTESIKRARKICGPGNAYVTAAKRQVYGYCSLDLVAGPSEVMVIADKTAPAKFIAADLLSQAEHGSGYEQAVMVTDCAELIDEVEKELLEQKELLGRVECVDKVLDNGIFFIKVNDMEAAAEVADLYAPEHLEIITENADEVAAQISNAGAIFLGPWTPEPVGDFVAGPSHVLPTGGAGHHFSGLTVDQFFRRTSLIKYSKEALQKEVGAVAAMAKAEGLDAHGRSGTIRFE; encoded by the coding sequence ATGATACGCTTGGAATTTACCGGTCGTTGTACGGCTGACTTTGACCCACTCTTTGAGCGCAACGCTTTTCCAGAAGACATTGCCGCTAGCGTTAATGAGATCCTTTGCGATATTCGCAAACGCGGTGATCATGCTATCTGTGATTACGCTAAGAAATTTGATGGTGTAGAACTTACTGCGGGTCAATTCCAAGTGAGCCAAGAAGAACTTGATGCGGCCGACGCAAAAGTTGATCAAGACGTTAAAGACGCCATAGATCTTGCTGCGGCTAATATCATTGATTTTTCGAGTCAAAAGCTTCCCGAAGCTTGGGGCTACTCTCCTCGTGAAGGGGTTCAACTTGGTGAAAAGTACGCCCCACTCTCTCGTATTGCCTGTTATGTTCCCGGCGGTACGGCTCCACTCGTTTCGACCGTGCTTCATACTGCGGCAATCGCAAAAGCGGCTGGCGTACCAGAGATCGTTATCACAACACCTCCACAAAAAGATGGCTCAGTTAACCCCGCTATTCTCTACGCAGCCAAAAAAGCAGGTGCTACTGAAGTCTTAAAACTCGGTGGTGTTTATGCTATTGGTGCCCTCGCCTATGGAACGGAGAGTATTAAACGTGCTCGCAAAATTTGCGGACCTGGCAATGCTTATGTAACAGCAGCCAAACGTCAAGTTTATGGCTACTGTTCACTCGACTTAGTCGCAGGTCCTTCAGAAGTCATGGTCATTGCCGACAAGACGGCTCCAGCAAAATTTATTGCTGCTGACCTTCTTTCTCAAGCTGAACATGGTTCAGGTTACGAGCAAGCAGTGATGGTCACTGATTGTGCAGAACTTATCGACGAAGTCGAAAAAGAACTCCTCGAACAAAAAGAACTCCTTGGTCGAGTAGAATGCGTCGACAAAGTTTTAGATAATGGAATTTTCTTCATTAAAGTCAATGATATGGAAGCTGCTGCAGAAGTCGCTGATCTCTATGCTCCCGAACATTTAGAAATCATTACCGAAAATGCCGATGAAGTCGCTGCACAAATCTCTAATGCTGGTGCCATTTTCCTCGGACCTTGGACTCCAGAGCCCGTAGGTGATTTTGTTGCAGGCCCAAGCCACGTACTTCCTACTGGCGGTGCTGGCCACCACTTCTCTGGTTTAACTGTGGATCAATTCTTCCGCAGAACGAGCCTCATTAAGTATAGCAAAGAAGCTCTACAAAAAGAAGTCGGTGCAGTAGCGGCCATGGCAAAGGCTGAAGGCCTTGACGCCCACGGACGCAGTGGAACCATCCGCTTCGAATAA
- a CDS encoding IMP cyclohydrolase: MYVGRIVSVAKTKDGKLCAMYRVSSNSFPNRHAVEVERGIAIVPKPGHEDDIMKNPYIAYNCLRISQDGQYAIATNGSHTDPITEKIDAGMNMRDALVSGLFGMDYEHDHLGTPRIASVINIKTGEAALGTVREDALHVTRIKLEPGQAFYVATYNHNTPSVHLKDADFHVESADEACDYILGKGVFADLEKPISAVCAIADGDKFQVAFKDK; encoded by the coding sequence ATGTACGTAGGTCGTATTGTTTCCGTTGCAAAAACTAAAGATGGCAAGCTTTGTGCCATGTATCGCGTTTCTTCTAACTCATTCCCAAATCGTCACGCTGTCGAAGTGGAGCGCGGTATTGCTATTGTTCCTAAGCCCGGCCACGAAGACGACATCATGAAGAATCCTTACATTGCCTACAACTGCTTGCGCATCAGCCAAGATGGTCAATATGCCATTGCAACAAATGGTTCACACACTGACCCAATCACTGAAAAAATCGATGCGGGAATGAATATGCGCGACGCTCTCGTGAGCGGTCTTTTCGGTATGGATTATGAGCACGATCACCTCGGCACTCCGCGTATCGCTTCAGTTATCAACATCAAAACTGGTGAAGCTGCACTCGGTACTGTTCGCGAAGACGCTCTTCACGTAACTCGTATCAAACTCGAACCTGGCCAAGCTTTCTACGTTGCTACATACAATCACAACACTCCGAGCGTTCATCTCAAAGACGCAGACTTCCACGTTGAATCAGCTGACGAAGCCTGTGACTACATCTTAGGCAAAGGTGTTTTTGCCGACCTAGAGAAGCCAATTTCCGCTGTATGTGCAATTGCTGATGGCGATAAATTCCAGGTTGCTTTCAAGGATAAATAA
- a CDS encoding DEAD/DEAH box helicase, whose product MSFENLGLRTEILTGIKFQGYTQPTPIQEQAIPIILKGGDILAGAQTGTGKTAAFTLPILHLLSTADNRGGHRPRALVLTPTRELAAQVGESVELYGKGLDIRSTVIFGGVGINPQKQKLRKGVDIVVGTPGRLLDLAGQKALDLSRIEYLILDEADRMLDMGFIHDIKKIIKLVPEKRQTLFFSATYSKDIKALSESILRNPSLVEVARQNTSAETVDQSVYHVGKNKKRNLLSSLIRDGEWNQVLVFTRTKHGANKLTNMLIADGITAAAIHGNKSQNARTRALADFKAIKVRVLVATDIAARGIDIDRLPHVVNYELPEIAEDYVHRIGRTGRAGCSGEAISLVAKEEASLLFAIEKLINKKVNVKEIPGITEKAPSQSQAREAEKELKKRRNDNRQNRSQQRKPGSGGPKKKDFSKDKKHKPRRRPRKQNPDK is encoded by the coding sequence ATGTCTTTCGAAAATCTTGGTTTAAGAACCGAAATCCTCACTGGAATTAAATTCCAAGGCTACACTCAGCCGACCCCTATACAAGAACAAGCTATCCCCATCATCCTTAAAGGCGGAGATATCTTAGCCGGTGCACAAACCGGTACAGGTAAAACAGCAGCTTTCACCCTACCTATCCTCCACCTTTTAAGCACAGCAGATAATCGTGGCGGCCACCGTCCTCGCGCTTTAGTCCTCACTCCTACACGTGAGCTAGCGGCGCAAGTTGGCGAAAGTGTAGAGCTCTATGGTAAAGGTCTCGATATTAGATCGACCGTTATCTTTGGCGGTGTTGGCATCAATCCTCAAAAGCAGAAATTGCGCAAAGGTGTTGATATCGTTGTGGGAACGCCAGGACGCCTCCTCGACCTCGCAGGACAAAAAGCCTTAGACTTATCTCGAATTGAATACCTTATCTTAGATGAAGCCGACCGCATGCTCGACATGGGCTTTATCCACGATATCAAAAAAATCATTAAGCTCGTCCCAGAGAAACGACAAACCCTTTTCTTTTCAGCGACTTATTCAAAAGATATTAAAGCACTTTCTGAAAGTATTTTGAGAAACCCCAGCTTAGTGGAAGTTGCCAGACAAAATACATCAGCTGAAACCGTCGATCAAAGTGTTTATCACGTTGGTAAAAACAAAAAGAGAAACTTACTCTCCTCACTCATTCGCGATGGCGAATGGAACCAAGTCCTCGTTTTCACCCGCACAAAACATGGCGCCAACAAATTGACAAATATGCTTATTGCCGATGGCATTACTGCCGCTGCAATCCATGGTAACAAAAGTCAAAATGCTCGTACTCGTGCTCTTGCTGATTTTAAAGCGATCAAAGTTCGTGTTCTCGTGGCTACCGATATTGCTGCCCGTGGCATTGACATCGATCGTTTACCTCATGTAGTTAACTACGAACTTCCCGAAATTGCAGAAGATTACGTTCACCGTATTGGCCGTACAGGTCGTGCCGGCTGCTCGGGCGAAGCTATCTCTTTAGTGGCTAAAGAAGAAGCCAGCCTTCTCTTTGCCATCGAAAAACTCATTAACAAGAAAGTTAATGTAAAAGAAATCCCGGGTATTACAGAAAAAGCACCTAGCCAAAGTCAGGCTAGAGAAGCTGAAAAAGAACTTAAGAAGCGCCGTAATGACAATCGTCAAAACCGTTCTCAACAGCGTAAACCTGGTTCTGGTGGTCCTAAGAAAAAAGATTTTAGCAAAGACAAAAAACATAAGCCTAGACGTCGTCCTAGAAAGCAAAACCCCGATAAATAA
- a CDS encoding biotin--[acetyl-CoA-carboxylase] ligase has translation MINYHPVYFESIDSTNEEAKRNISKYPHGAVLYTNTQTAGKGRLGRTWTSPPDKNIYMSLVIKNDKLHPDSVNTYVQIASLAIYECLKKHAIHHLRIKWPNDLLVGEAKIAGILCEGIFEQNKMTSLIIGSGINVNMTFGDLKNLGRPATSLLLETSTPWNRDSLKDEILDQFQKLYQIYQDNPEKISEAWMLAAQLEGKTVLFTNDKQDSYLGEVHGFKPDGSIMIRTNGTILIFHTGELTIKN, from the coding sequence ATGATTAACTATCACCCCGTTTATTTTGAATCCATTGATTCAACCAACGAAGAAGCCAAACGCAACATCAGTAAATATCCTCATGGGGCGGTGCTTTACACAAATACCCAGACTGCTGGCAAAGGACGTTTAGGAAGAACTTGGACTTCACCCCCGGACAAAAATATTTACATGAGTTTAGTCATCAAAAATGACAAACTTCATCCAGATAGTGTTAATACCTATGTTCAAATTGCATCATTAGCCATCTATGAATGCTTAAAAAAACACGCGATTCATCATCTTCGAATCAAGTGGCCCAACGACTTATTAGTGGGGGAGGCAAAAATAGCTGGGATCTTATGTGAAGGAATTTTCGAACAAAATAAAATGACATCGCTCATCATTGGCTCCGGTATTAATGTCAATATGACTTTTGGTGATCTGAAAAACTTAGGTCGGCCTGCTACTTCTTTGCTTCTAGAAACTTCTACTCCATGGAATCGCGATAGCTTAAAGGATGAAATCCTCGATCAATTCCAAAAGCTCTATCAAATCTATCAAGACAATCCTGAAAAAATCAGCGAAGCTTGGATGCTAGCCGCTCAACTTGAAGGTAAAACTGTACTTTTCACAAATGACAAACAAGACTCCTATCTTGGTGAAGTCCATGGTTTTAAGCCAGATGGTTCCATCATGATTCGGACAAATGGAACTATTTTAATCTTTCATACAGGTGAACTCACAATAAAAAATTAA